One stretch of Glycine soja cultivar W05 chromosome 7, ASM419377v2, whole genome shotgun sequence DNA includes these proteins:
- the LOC114419885 gene encoding uncharacterized protein LOC114419885 produces MDSFNQSHQTTSFRYNPNSNTMNHADDDAEFSGILDIYVHHARNIHNICMYDNQDVYAKFSLTYNPDETLSTSIINGGGKNPIFNENLRMKITQMDAVLKCEIWMFSRSRNHLEDQHLGFALVQISQVVGKGKVTEDYSLSSTDLFHCPPGTVKLTLSLDTSFSINSTVNPISQSATNSSISSEVVLLDPKISQDMSDPVEYSRIEFPDVSVTKENQKMVSEYFNLESYGSSASRPNSVGLLPFLHLGASPRGDDYEMTVTAPDENHESTSPYESIQKSVFPSSTTTSLSDERNTGDSVEEKNNLRDNTSNSFNVSITVEGCQNSGASPDTPTSKKETGARDEKESKFTSRKEKEINSDRNTEATRFGQVFSAPLGNINMEAEQSAMQQQIVDMYTRSMQQFTESLAKMKLPMDLDKPESEGQGDVVQNHNSNKLETDKKKDGSRVFYGSRAFF; encoded by the coding sequence ATGGATTCGTTCAATCAGAGTCATCAAACTACCAGCTTCAGGTACAATCCAAACTCGAACACAATGAATCATGCAGATGATGATGCTGAGTTCTCAGGGATTCTTGATATCTATGTTCATCATGCTAGGAACATTCACAACATATGCATGTATGATAATCAAGATGTGTATGCTAAGTTCTCTCTAACATACAACCCTGATGAGACTCTCTCCACCAGTATCATAAATGGTGGTGGAAAAAACCCAATATTCAATGAAAACTTGAGGATGAAGATAACCCAGATGGATGCCGTTCTCAAGTGTGAGATTTGGATGTTCAGCAGGTCAAGAAATCACTTGGAAGACCAGCATTTGGGATTTGCTTTGGTCCAAATTTCACAAGTTGTTGGCAAAGGAAAGGTGACAGAAGATTATAGCCTTTCCTCCACTGATCTTTTCCATTGTCCTCCTGGAACTGTCAAATTGACACTGTCTTTGGACAcatcattttcaatcaattccaCTGTGAATCCCATATCACAATCAGCTACTAATTCATCCATATCTTCAGAAGTTGTTTTGCTTGATCCAAAAATTTCACAAGATATGTCAGACCCAGTTGAGTATTCTAGAATTGAATTTCCTGATGTTAGTGTGACGAAGGAGAACCAGAAAATGGTTTCTGAGTACTTCAATTTGGAATCTTATGGTTCTTCTGCTTCAAGGCCTAATTCAGTGGGATTGCTACCATTTCTTCACCTTGGTGCTTCTCCTCGAGGTGATGATTATGAAATGACTGTGACTGCACCAGATGAGAATCATGAATCCACTTCTCCATATGAGAGCATTCAGAAATCTGTGTTCCCAAGTTCTACTACTACGAGCTTAAGTGATGAAAGAAACACAGGTGATTCAGTTGAGGAAAAGAACAACTTAAGGGATAACACATCAAATTCTTTCAATGTTTCAATCACAGTTGAAGGTTGTCAGAACTCTGGTGCTAGTCCAGATACCCCAACTTCCAAGAAAGAAACTGGAGCCAGAGATGAAAAGGAATCAAAGTTCACATCAAGGAAGGAAAAGGAGATCAATAGTGATAGAAATACAGAAGCTACAAGATTTGGTCAAGTTTTTTCTGCTCCACTAGGGAACATCAACATGGAGGCTGAGCAATCAGCTATGCAGCAGCAAATAGTTGACATGTACACGCGAAGCATGCAACAATTCACCGAGTCTTTGGCAAAAATGAAACTCCCAATGGACCTTGACAAACCCGAGAGTGAAGGTCAAGGTGATGTGGTTCAAAATCATAACAGCAACAAGTTAGAAACTGATAAGAAAAAGGATGGATCACGTGTGTTTTACGGTAGCCGAGCTTTCTTCTAG